One Hydrogenobaculum sp. 3684 genomic window, ACCTAAGTATATGTTTTTGATAAAAGACTACATAAACAAAAAAATTTTAGAAGGCGGGTATTTGGATTTTAACGAACTAAAAGAAGAGCTTGAAAATCTTGCGAGACAAGAACAAAAAACTCTAAAGATAGCGGATTATAAAAACTATAGGATTGTGGTAAACGAGATTGTAAAAGATATTTTTGGTTAGACTAAAGATGCTTAGGTTAGAAATACGTCAAGAGAGTGCACACTTTAGGATCCCTACTGTAGGTAATCCTTTTTTAAGCTATCCTTTGCCTCCTCCTTCAACAGTTTATGGTTTTCTAAGAGCTATTACAAACTATGAAAGTATAAATTTTGAAAATACAAAACTTTCTATTCAAGGAACTTACAAAGGTGTCTCTTTTGAAAAGGAAAGGCTTGTTTTGCGAACTAAAACTGAAACAAAAACAAATATAATACCAATACAAAAACTTCACCAATGCAGTTGGGTAGTGCATATCAAGTCTTCTGAAGAGTTTGAAAACAAGATAATAAACGCTCTTAAAAACACTTCAAGGATTTTAAGCCTTGGAAGAAGAGAAGATTTAATAATAGATTTTAACGCCTTTAGAGTTGAAGAAAAACCGCTTGATAAATCAAAGAAAATAGCACAAAAAACTACAAAAATTTATAAAGCATGGAATGAGAATGAAGATATAAAAGAAGGTAGTATCTTCAGGATGGCTTTAGACACCATTGTAAATGAAAACAAGGAAATAATTGCTTATAAACAAATAAGTTTAATTTATATGGGTGTAAAAAATTTAATTCCATCTCAATTTTACGATAAGAAACAACATTCTAAGACCTACGATGGGGAATATTTGATCGAGTGGATAATTTAGAAAATTCCTTGAAAGAACATCTCAAAAATTATTTTGCTAAAAGCGATAGGGAAACAACTTTAGAAAAACATATAAATGACTTACTTGATCAATTTAGGATATTTTTGGATAGATATCCAAATGTATTAAATGAAAGAGAGAAAATGTTGTTAGAAAAAGCTATTGAATATCATGATTATGGTAAGTTGAATAAACTATTTCAGGATAAAATGAAACAACCTACTCGACGCGACGATATAGTACCGCATCAATTTTTGTCCCCTTTATTTTTGATATCCCGTGAAAATAAGTTAAGTGACAAAGACTTACTTATAATAGTATATTCTATTGTTAATCACCACCAACGGGGACAAGATAAATATTTAGAAAAAATAGAGAATGGTGTAAATCGTTTATTTACGGAAATGGAGAGTTGTTTTTCAATGTTTTTTCAACATATAGGTTTTAAAGGATTATCTAAAGACACAAAAGAGCGATATAAAGATTGTCTTCACGAAATAGCGACAAACATAAAACCTATAGAAATCTTAAACAAAATGCTTTATGAAGGTAATGAATTTATAAAAACTCTGATAAAAGTAAGCGGGCTTCTTATAAGAATAGATCATGCTGCATCTGGTGATGGTATGGAAATAGAGGAACCTTGTTTAGAGGGTGATAGAGAAGAGATATTCTTAAACTATCTTAAAAAACTTAAAAAAGATAACAATGTTTCACTAAAAAGATTTCAACAACGTTTTAAAGACTGTGAAAATACAGTTTTAGTAGCAGATACTGGGCTTGGGAAAACTGGTCTAGCTTTTCTCTGGTCAAGGAGAAAAATGTTTTATGTGCTGCCAAATAGAACTTCCACAAATGCAATGTATGAAACTTTTAAGCAAATAGCTGGAGAAGATAAGGTAGGACTTTTACACTCTACAAGTATGTTTTATATTTATGAGAAAAGTAAAGAAGATGTGGATTATACAATACTTAGAGATCATGACAATACAAAGAATCTTTCAAAGCCTATTACAGTCAATACAGCGGATCAACTTTTTGAAGCGGTTTTTAAATACCCTACCTATGAGAAAATCTATGCTACTTTAAGCTATTCTGATGTAGTAATAGACGAAATTCAAGGTTTTGATCCTGCACAAATTGTTCCAATTATAAAACAAATAAAAGAAACAACCAAGTTAGGCACCAGATATCTTATAATGACCGCAACGCTTCCTGGAATAGTCAAAGAAAAATTTGAAGAATTAGGCTTTAATGTGGTAGTAGACGATCCCGATACCATAGATAAAACAAAAAGGCATAAAGTATGTTTTGTAGAGAAAAGCATACTTTCGGATATTGAGAGTATTGTTAAAAAGGCTAAAGAGAATAAACACGTTTTAGTTATACTTAATACGGTAAGTGAAGCGCAAAATATTTATAAGAAGTTAAGAGATTCTTATGAGAATGTAAAGCTATTGCACAGCAGATTTATATGGAAAGACAGAATTGAAAGAGAGCAACAAATTCAAAAAGACTATAAACATAATGAAGGTGTAATATGGGTTACTACGCAGTTGGTAGAGGCGTCCCTTGATATAGATTTTGATGTGCTCTTTACCGAGATTGCACCGGCAGATAGCCTTATTCAAAGAATGGGAAGAGTACACAGGCACAAAAAACATGATTACTTGGGAGACTACAACGTTTATATTTATACAGAAGTTGATGAGAAGAAAACGTCTCGTATATATGAAAAAGTGTTAAGAGATAAAAGCATAGAGCTTATAAAAGAAAATTTAGACAAGGAAGATTATCTAAACTCCTATTCAAAAAGGAAAATAGTGGAAACTTTATACTCAGAAGAGTTTTTGAAAAGAATAAATAGCAAATATCTTGAAAAATGGAAAAGGATTGAAGAAATCCTTAATTCTAAATGGGAAAATGTATTCAAGACAGCTCAAGAGATGTTTAGAGATATATTTACCGTTGAGGTTGTTCCATATATGTTTAAAGAAATTGTACAGGGATTGGAAAAAGATTATTATAATACAAAGAAAATAAATGATGAACAAAAAAGAAAGATAGAAAGAGTAGGTATCCTAAAACAAATTAACGATTACAAGGTTCCTATACCACTATATTGGTGGCTTTCACAGAATAAATCTAAATTCGAATATTATTCTAGATTAGGCATAAAAATATTGGGTAAGGAATTTGAATATGACTCTGACTTAGGCATAATAATAAATAAAGAGACTTTGCAAAACTCCTATGTCGATGAGGATATTTTTATATGAATGATATTGATGCAATGAGTTTTGATTATGAAGGATTGAAAATATTTAGGCTAAACGGTACGAAGGTGAACTATTATATTATATGTAAGAGAAAGCTTTGGCTTTTTCATAGGGGACTGACTATGGAGAATGGTTACAACAAGGTTAAGCTCGGTCAAATTCTTCAGAGACTTGTCAATAATTTTGTGTCTCATAACAAAATCTCCTGTTGAATATTTGTAAAACTTCATATGATAACCTTTTAAATGTAGAAACTGGTTTACTATACTTATTATTCTTTAAAATATCTCTCTGAACAAGGATATATTATTTCAAGAATCTAAACAGAGCGATAACATCGCATTTTAATTCTAATAAACAAAACAGTCGCTCAGAAACTATGAGAAATGCCTTTAGCACACTAGAGCGCTATAGGGGCGTGGCATACTTGTCGTGGGTTGATAAAAGAACAGGCACACACGATGTAAGAAATGCTACGCACACTATAATGGAAGTGAATTTATGGGAGAGTTTGACAAATACTTGCAAGAAATAGGGATAGAACAGAGCGCTATTAGCGCATTTCAGAGCCAAAGAACAGGACAAGTCTGCCACGGTTTCAAAGCCGCTCAGGAGATGTGAGAAATGCTAAAGCACGCTTGCTATAGCTATCCAAGGACCCTAAGACCTACAAGTATGCCACGGTTTCATTATTCGTTAGGTTATAGAACGCCTGCTGGAGTAGCTTACAAGTATGCCACGGTTAATGGCAATGGTATAAAGAATTCCGAGGTAGTCCCATGATAATGTGGTATAATTTTTTTGTGGGACAAGTATACCACGGTTTATATGTTCACGATGTAGTGAACTTATACAGTTACTTGACAGATCATCAGTTTCGTAGTATAATAAGTATAAATGCTAAAAGCATATAAATACCGCATATATCCAAATGAAGAGCAAAAGACAATCTTTGCTAAAACTTTTGGCTGTGTTAGATTAGTATGGAATCTAATGCTTAATGAGAAGCTTACTGCATATAACAATAAAGAAAAAATACCACAAGTTACACCTGCCAAATACAAATCAGAGTATCCATTCTTAAAGGAAGTAGATAGCTTAGCGCTTGCTAACACGCAACTAAACTTAGAAAAAGCATTTAAAAATTACTTCAAAAATCCAAAACATTTCGGACTTCCTAAGTTCAAGAAAAAGAAAAACAAACAAGCATATACAACAAATAATGTAAATAACAATATTAAAATAGATTTTGAAAATGGATTGTTATACCTTCCAAAAATCAAAAACGGGATAAAGATAAAATTGCATAGAAAATTTGAAGGAAAAATAAAATCCGTTACCATAGTAAAAACAACATCTGGCTCATATTACGCTTCTATATTGGTAGAAACTGAAAATGTTAAGAATAAAGTAAAAGAACCTAAAAATAAAACTTGTGGAATAGACTTAGGATTAAAAGATTTTGCAATAATAAC contains:
- a CDS encoding CRISPR-associated helicase/endonuclease Cas3, which translates into the protein MDNLENSLKEHLKNYFAKSDRETTLEKHINDLLDQFRIFLDRYPNVLNEREKMLLEKAIEYHDYGKLNKLFQDKMKQPTRRDDIVPHQFLSPLFLISRENKLSDKDLLIIVYSIVNHHQRGQDKYLEKIENGVNRLFTEMESCFSMFFQHIGFKGLSKDTKERYKDCLHEIATNIKPIEILNKMLYEGNEFIKTLIKVSGLLIRIDHAASGDGMEIEEPCLEGDREEIFLNYLKKLKKDNNVSLKRFQQRFKDCENTVLVADTGLGKTGLAFLWSRRKMFYVLPNRTSTNAMYETFKQIAGEDKVGLLHSTSMFYIYEKSKEDVDYTILRDHDNTKNLSKPITVNTADQLFEAVFKYPTYEKIYATLSYSDVVIDEIQGFDPAQIVPIIKQIKETTKLGTRYLIMTATLPGIVKEKFEELGFNVVVDDPDTIDKTKRHKVCFVEKSILSDIESIVKKAKENKHVLVILNTVSEAQNIYKKLRDSYENVKLLHSRFIWKDRIEREQQIQKDYKHNEGVIWVTTQLVEASLDIDFDVLFTEIAPADSLIQRMGRVHRHKKHDYLGDYNVYIYTEVDEKKTSRIYEKVLRDKSIELIKENLDKEDYLNSYSKRKIVETLYSEEFLKRINSKYLEKWKRIEEILNSKWENVFKTAQEMFRDIFTVEVVPYMFKEIVQGLEKDYYNTKKINDEQKRKIERVGILKQINDYKVPIPLYWWLSQNKSKFEYYSRLGIKILGKEFEYDSDLGIIINKETLQNSYVDEDIFI
- the cas5 gene encoding CRISPR-associated protein Cas5 — translated: MLRLEIRQESAHFRIPTVGNPFLSYPLPPPSTVYGFLRAITNYESINFENTKLSIQGTYKGVSFEKERLVLRTKTETKTNIIPIQKLHQCSWVVHIKSSEEFENKIINALKNTSRILSLGRREDLIIDFNAFRVEEKPLDKSKKIAQKTTKIYKAWNENEDIKEGSIFRMALDTIVNENKEIIAYKQISLIYMGVKNLIPSQFYDKKQHSKTYDGEYLIEWII